DNA from Ictidomys tridecemlineatus isolate mIctTri1 chromosome 12, mIctTri1.hap1, whole genome shotgun sequence:
CTGCCGCAGACAGGCAGCATCCTAGGACCTTGGCCTGTGGCCACTGGGAACTGCAAGTGACCCCACCCCAAGCCCTCCCGTgggcccctctcctctcccctctccctgggtCCTCAGTGGTCCCCTGCACATCGGGACAGCCTGTGTCTTCTCCCACCCGCCTCTTAAGGACACACAGGTCTGGGGGctccccaccctctctcccaAGCACCTTATTCTGcatgtgtgcgcgcgcgcgcgtgcgcacacacacacacacacacacacacacacacacacacacacacaccctctccaAGAGGAATTTTCAGTCCACTTCCGGAGATAATGGCTTTTTTACTTTCTCACttagagaaaaatggaagagcAGGGTCCCACCTGGAGACTGGAGTCCAAATGAGCCCTCAGGACAGCGAGTCACATCAAAAGACACAAAGTCAAGGTAGAGCAAGATGACAGGGCCATGCCTGTGCCCATCATCCTTTGAGGCCCCTGCCCATCCCCATCCCTGTGTCCAGGTGACTGTGGTGCCTAGGAACGGCCAGAGTTCTCAGGGGGCCGCGTGCTCCAGTGTGCCCAACACTGTCAGCAGATGGCAGGGTACATGTTGACCCCACCCAGCAGGTATTGCGGGTGCAGAGAGCATTTTCAGAACAGCAGATGTAAACCCTGGAGGCAcagaggttggggtgggggacgCAGGGGACAGAGCCACAGCTGTGCCTGGTGCGGCTGCATCGGCCTGAGCTCCCTGGGTGCCTCCTAGGGCACCGATGCCCCTGTGTGAGCTCTTATCCACCCACATTTCCCATCTTCTGCCTGACCAGAGACTGGGGCTGCCTGGCTACCAGAGCAGACAGCCCACGGCCCAGCCAGCTACTGGGGGCAGAGCAGGGGACAGCAGCTGGGCAGTGAGCGTTTAGACCTCAGGGGTTATTGTGCTGCAAGTAGGGACAGGTGGGGTccctggggaggggacagagccGTCCAAGAGCTCAGAGTCTGGGCTCTGAAGCCACCTGCTCAGCACAGGCCAGAGTGGCAGAGCCAGGTGGCAGGGGAGGAGAAAGGCCACGCGGGACTGGGAGGTTCAGGCTGGAGGTACACCTTGGCAGCCCTGCCCACACCCGTCCCACTGGACTCTCCACCAAGCTGCAGCCCATTCAGACTAATCATGATAAACCAACCTCCCGTCTCCTGGCTGGCAGGATGGAGGATTGCTGACCATCTCTCTTTCCCTCAACCAGGAGAGCGTGGCCTCGGGAGCTTCCATGGTTCTTATTTGCTGATCTGTCTCTGATGTGGTCCTAATTTGTGCCGAGTATTAGGGAAAGCAAGGAAAAACCCTCAGGAAAGAAAGCACAGGAAGGTGTCCTGCAGGCCTCAGGACACAGAGGTTGGCAGAGCTGCAGTCCTAGGGGCTCACAGAGGAGCCATGCGGTTGACAggtggaggagggcagaggagcccCGTGAGTGCAGACAGAGGCACAGTCGCCCCATGTGAGCACCTGCCTGTGACTGTGGCCCGCAGAGAAAGAGGGGAAAGGGCAGCAAGGTGACTCGGGGCTGGGAACCCTGCTAGAAGTGGAGCAGGGCAATCACTTCCCAGGTAGAAACCAGAGCTCATGCTGGCAAAGGACAGCGCTGCTGGAGGGTCGTCTGGCTGGGACACAGGCACCAGCACCCTCCAGATGCCCAGAGCCTGTGGCCTCTGAGTGACGCGCAGCCctgaaggctgaaacaggagtaCGTGCTCAGGCTGCACGTCAGGATGACTTGTGCAGCCAAGGGTGGACAGGCCTGGTGGACAGGGACGGGCTGCTGCTGATGCAGAGGCTGGCACCTGGTCCAGATGGAAATCGAGAGAAGTGGGCAGTGCTCATCCAGAGCCCCTCAGGTGTGGAAGTGGGGGATACAGATCCACTGCACCTCAAGATAGGCTAGAGCAGCCTCAGGTCTCTGCAAGTGCAGGGTCAAGTTCGCACATGTCACCCGTCCCTTGTCCCTTGTTGGGGTGAGTCAGCAGagccctccttcttcctttccctgaCCATGTCCTGCCAAAGAGATGCTTCCCCATTTGCACACACTGGGTGTGAGTGGCTTGCCCCACATGCAGCCAGGGCCACTTCAGCACTTCACTCAGGAGAGCTTTGGACTGTGGAGATGTGACAGGTGATGACAGTTTTGTGAACATCAAGTCTGTGACAATGACAGCAGTGGGGACCAACCCTAAGGCCATGTAAGTAAGGAAGTTTCTGAGCCCAAACTGGGTGTGTTGTGTACATGTGAAGTACACATATGAACATGCACATGTACCGATGCTCACTCACCCACGTGTGTACAGTACACATACAAACGTGCACACGTACAGATGCGCACTCACCCTGTGTGTGtatacacgtgcacacacacctgtacacagtgtgcatgcatgcacactcCATTAGGGGTGGGCACTCAATTGAGAGGCTGCAGGGCTCTCGGGCTTGCCCCGATTGGCATCATCGTTGTTTGCTGAGTAGGGAAAACCTCTGATGTGCCCATCCTGGATTTTATCGTTGACCATTGCTCTCGGAAGTTAATGTTTGAACCTGGCCATAAAGAAATCGACAGCTACTGACCTATGGCCGATATTTGAAAGGGAAGAAGCCCCTATAAAGCTGCAGCAGTGAGCAGCCCAGCCAGCAGTGTCAGTGGGCACAGGGAGCTTCGCCGCCACCATGAACTTCTCCGGCAAGTACCAGCTGCAGAGCCAGGAGAACTTCGAGCCCTTCATGAAGGCAATTGGTGAGTGCTGGACGGGTGGTGAGTCTGGCCCTGCTGGGGTGGCTCCAGGGCCTGAGGCTGAGATGGGGGAGAGGCTGAGGCACACTGGACTAGGGTCAATCAGTGGTCTTTTGCGATCTTTTGCCATTTGCACTGTGACTCCCTGGACAAGGCCACCCACGGCCAGTTAAAAGAGAGCTGATCTGGACTGAAGCTCATGTTCTCTGGAACTTCACTGTGTGagcctgtccatccatccatctatccacccatccatctacccatccacccatccacctactcatccacccatctacccacccacccaaccaaccacccatccatccacccacccacccaaccacccatccatccacccacccacccacccatccacccactcatccatccatctactcatTCACCCATCCACCTACtcacccacccatctacccacccacccacccacccatgcacccatccatccacctatccatgcatctacctacccacccacccagccacccagccatcCCTTCATCCCTTCATGCCAGCCTTGGTTCCAGGCCAGCCACATATCAAGCTCTGTGCTGGACAGATAATCAAGGAGTCAGATGACAATGAGCCACATTTCCAGGGCGCAgtttagagagcagagatgaaTGTGAGCAGGTGCCCCCTGCTGTGTAGGGCACCGTGCCTAGCCAGGATCCTCAATGCCCCACCAATCTCACAAACTGCTGAGATGGGCACAGTGAgttccccatttcacagaggaggcaACTGAGGCTGAGAAAGGCTGGGTAGTTGTGGCCAGGGTCACATGGTGGGAAGGGTTTGGGTGGGAATGGAAGTAGGTTCTGGGCCCAGAGGCCTGCGTTAACCCCTTGGCCTCCCCAGGTCCAGGAGGGTGTGGAGGGAGGCTGAGCCTTGGAAGATGAGCAGGTGCCACCAGGGCCTGGGGAGGACGCCTGCTTGGCGGGGGTAGCCTGGAGAGGAGGGTGCAGCAGGAagggggagggtgctgggggaGGGACAGGAAAGGAGGCCTCCAGGAACCCCCAGAGCCCCCATCTGCAGCAGGTCCCACACCTGTGTGTCCAAATGCCCACCCATACCAGGAGTGCCACCCTGCTGCAGGAGGTGCCCCGCACCCAACTCTATAAGGAACAGCTTTGCCCACGCTGCCCAACTGTGCCTGGTCTGGCCTGGGTGTCCATAGCCCCCGCCACCTCAGGAGTGACTTGGTCTGGAGAACAGAGGCTCTGGTGCCTCGGGGTGTGGAGGGTTGGCTGTGTACACTCCAAGAGCCCAGTGAAGGGGGAGTGGCCGTGAGTGGGAGGCAGGGAGCCGCAGAAGGAAGGTTCCAGGCACAGGAGCATCCTCTATGAATGAACTGGCAAGATGGCCGCAGGCCCGGCACCACCCACCTTCCCTTTGGAGGCCAAAGCGCCATGCTCTCAGGCTGCGGGGGTCAGCACTGTCCTGGCCCCATGTCAGTCTCTCTCTGCCCAGCTTTGCACTCCACCCTGCCGTTTCTAAGCCTCCTGGTTCCCCAGGTCTGCCTGATGACCTCATCCAGAAGGGGAAGGACCTCAAGGGGGTGTCGGAGGTGGTGCAGAACGGGAAGCACTTCAAGCTCACCATCACCACCGGCTCCAAGGTGATCCAGAATGAGTTCACCCTGGGGGAGGAGTGCGAGCTGGAGACCATGACTGGGGAGAAGGTCAAGGTAAGAGTCACCCCTGCAGCCACCTCTGTCTCCGAggcttcctgcctgagcctcctggtTCCCACTGCGGGCACCCCATGAGGGGAGGGTAGCAGATGGCCCTGGGGAAGCCCATTTCATATTCCCTGGCCCATCCCAGTGCTCGGCCACATTGGAAGCCCGCTCAGAGCATGACTCTGAGGTTCTCGTTCTCCGGGCCCAACACCCCTGGCTCTCGAGAGCCTCGGAGGCGCCCAGCAGGCATCAGTGAGGCCCTTGATgagcccagagcagagggtgTGGGGAAGGTCTCCAGAGGTGCCGGCAGCACAGGACCACAAGCCTCGGCAGGAGCGCAGGCCCGGCTTTGCCCGACCTTGGCTCCCACATGACATAGGCTGCCAACCTGGGGTGCGACGGGAGCTGGGCAGGGCCGTGTGCATGCCGTGGTGCCTGTCCTATGGCGCCATCTCCATGGGCCTCTGAGGTGCCCCACAGGACCATGTGCACCCAGTGGAGCCAGAGCCACCGAGCCTGTCTCCTCTGCTCCCAAGTGTCCCTGTGCCTCTCCCAGCTGCCTCCACCTCTGCCCTGCAGACGTGATGTGTGAGCCAGGAGGGGACTCCGGAGCTGCAGGCCCACAGGGTCCCCACAGGCTTTTCCATTGGAACGCTTTGAGGCCAGAGCTTCACCTTAGCCAGCATCTTCTGCTCCTGGCTGGGTTTCTGTGTTACCTCTTCCGGCATGCCTAAGGCTCGGAAGGAGGGCTGCAGAAGAAAAGAGGAATGTTCTGGAAGGATGGGTACACGCCAAAGCAAGCCACGTGTTCTCTCAGCTGGCCAGCGCTGTGAATTTGGCCTCCTTCCACCAGCTTGGAGAATTGGGACCTTAGTTAATTCTATCCTAGCATTTGTGTTTGGGAACACTTAGGTCCTGGGGTCTTTCTGGGTCAATGCCACAGAATGCACTTCTAGCCGCACGGTGCTGGCTCCTCTCTCCTTCTGAAGTGCACCTCACTCCTTGGAGCCCGAGAGGCCGCTGGGAGCACAGGGCCGGGAGTTTGGGTGTTTGGAAGCTGACCCTGTGCAGGGGAGCCAGGCTCATGGCAAGGGTCTTGCCCACTCCCAGACCCCTCCTCACAGGCCCTCTCCGTCTCCTGCAGACAGTGGTCAACATGGAAGGTGACAACAAGCTGGTGACAACTATCAAAAACATCAAGTCTGTGACTGAACTCAACGGTGACATCATCACCAGTGTGAGTTGGTGCTCGGGGCTTCGGCTCCCAGTGCTgggagaggagaggtgggggTGAAGATCTGCTCAGGGTCCCCCACCCTGCCGGCCCGGCCCCAAGTCTCCAAGTGTGCTGCTGCTGTCAGTGTCACCTTCCACTCCTGGGGGAGCCCTTACGCACGGGTGGTTCACGCACAGGCTCAACAGCAGCGTTTCTAGATGGGGAGCCGCAGCAGCATGGAGCTAGGGGCAGTGGTCGCTGAACTGGTGCCTGAACACCCAAACCTTTGGCgtgagggaggagctggggacagAGGTACAGGGATGAGCAGCCACTGGTACAGCTCACCTCCTCCTGTCCCCGCTGGGAGGAAATGCAGCCAGTCTGCGGGTGTCCCTCTG
Protein-coding regions in this window:
- the Fabp1 gene encoding fatty acid-binding protein, liver, yielding MNFSGKYQLQSQENFEPFMKAIGLPDDLIQKGKDLKGVSEVVQNGKHFKLTITTGSKVIQNEFTLGEECELETMTGEKVKTVVNMEGDNKLVTTIKNIKSVTELNGDIITSTMTVGDIVFKRISKRI